In Cytobacillus oceanisediminis, the following proteins share a genomic window:
- a CDS encoding methyl-accepting chemotaxis protein, whose protein sequence is MTLRNRLIIVTLIPLVLSVSMIGFIIYQTLNIQSSAKNDVELLLKVKDLEQSLVVTSQSLANYTYNSSDANKDQALTMMTEVQENLASLSSVASVPGHKKIIGSIEGKYAELSEVSTEAFNKGNKAEIKRQSIRISGILNDMHLLKKRTNEWYEGILQETSQKIAFITNSSLIGSVLLVLLSAVFSWMAARKITKPINAIVEKAEKISEGDLTADLSQLSFKENSRYEVDKLSEAFSKMVVNLKGTVQSIEEVSQNVKGFAEDVASYMHSLNESSSQVAVSTDELARGSQAISEDVQATAELMSVMGEQFSAVHQSSAQSATQSTQALESVNHGRVSLEKQMKLADEISSSSNHIRSSVSEFAQFTKEIEGAANTVKDIADQTNLLALNAAIEAARAGEAGKGFAVVAEEVRKLADSSSKATDLIASMVSNIQNGISNIYNATEQGHTLSKEQSQSMSETEQVFETISGHVSGIHSHLEKLVEDMKTSSDMSQQVISAVENISAVTEETAAGTEEISASTEEQLRAFEQVMVKVEQLKEMTEVMERELEKFTV, encoded by the coding sequence ATGACATTACGAAACCGCCTTATTATTGTCACGCTGATCCCGCTCGTACTGTCGGTCAGCATGATAGGCTTTATCATATACCAGACATTAAACATTCAAAGCTCTGCTAAGAATGATGTGGAACTTCTTCTGAAAGTGAAGGACCTGGAGCAAAGCCTGGTGGTGACAAGCCAGTCGCTTGCCAATTATACCTACAATTCAAGTGACGCCAACAAGGACCAGGCACTAACCATGATGACAGAAGTTCAGGAAAACCTGGCTTCCCTCTCTTCGGTTGCCTCAGTTCCCGGGCATAAAAAAATCATCGGCAGCATTGAAGGAAAATATGCAGAGCTATCAGAAGTTTCAACTGAAGCCTTCAACAAGGGAAACAAAGCCGAAATCAAGCGCCAGAGCATAAGAATATCCGGCATTTTAAATGATATGCACCTTTTAAAAAAGCGCACAAATGAATGGTATGAAGGCATTCTTCAGGAAACCAGCCAGAAAATTGCCTTTATCACGAATTCCTCCCTCATAGGAAGCGTGCTGCTTGTTCTGTTATCGGCTGTATTCTCATGGATGGCTGCCAGAAAGATTACAAAACCAATCAATGCGATTGTTGAAAAAGCAGAGAAAATTTCAGAAGGAGATTTAACAGCAGACTTATCACAGCTTTCATTCAAAGAAAACAGCCGCTATGAAGTGGATAAACTTTCGGAAGCTTTCTCAAAAATGGTTGTGAATCTAAAAGGAACCGTGCAATCCATTGAAGAGGTCAGCCAGAATGTAAAAGGATTTGCCGAGGATGTGGCTTCCTATATGCACAGCTTAAATGAAAGCAGCAGTCAGGTAGCCGTTTCGACGGATGAATTGGCGAGAGGAAGTCAGGCCATCTCTGAAGACGTTCAGGCTACCGCTGAATTAATGAGCGTAATGGGAGAGCAGTTCTCCGCTGTCCATCAGTCCAGTGCACAAAGTGCTACGCAAAGCACCCAGGCATTGGAATCCGTCAATCATGGCAGAGTGTCCTTAGAAAAACAAATGAAACTTGCTGATGAGATCTCCAGTTCGTCTAATCATATTAGAAGTTCAGTCAGTGAATTTGCCCAGTTCACCAAGGAAATTGAAGGGGCAGCTAACACGGTTAAAGATATCGCCGATCAGACCAATCTGCTTGCATTAAACGCAGCAATCGAAGCAGCCCGTGCCGGTGAAGCCGGGAAAGGATTTGCGGTTGTGGCAGAAGAAGTACGGAAGCTCGCCGATTCTTCTTCTAAAGCAACCGATCTGATTGCCTCAATGGTCAGCAATATCCAAAATGGCATCAGCAATATTTACAATGCCACCGAACAGGGACACACCCTTTCAAAAGAGCAATCCCAATCGATGAGCGAGACAGAACAGGTCTTTGAAACCATTTCCGGGCATGTATCCGGTATTCACAGCCATCTGGAAAAATTGGTTGAAGATATGAAGACCTCCAGCGATATGAGTCAGCAGGTCATTAGCGCTGTAGAAAACATTTCAGCGGTAACCGAAGAAACGGCTGCTGGGACTGAGGAAATCTCAGCTTCTACGGAGGAACAGCTTCGCGCGTTTGAG